The proteins below come from a single Salinivibrio kushneri genomic window:
- the trpS gene encoding tryptophan--tRNA ligase — translation MSQSSKPIVLSGVQPSGELSIGNYLGALRQWEQMQDDYDCQYCVVDLHAITVHQDADALREATLDALALCLAVGVSPEKSNLFVQSHVPEHAQLSWVLNCYTQMGELNRMTQFKDKSQRHAENINAGLFGYPVLMAADILLYQTNQVPVGHDQKQHLELARDVATRFNNRYGDVFVLPEPYTPDVNARVMSLQDPTKKMSKSDDNRNNVIGLLEDPKAIAKKIKRAVTDSEEPPRVRFDIAQKPGVSNLLGLLSGATGKSIDALEQAYEGKMYGHLKKDTADAVVAMLEPLQARYHEYRADRALLDSVMKKGAEHASARAQETLRKVYDAVGFVPRV, via the coding sequence ATGAGTCAATCTTCAAAACCCATTGTATTGAGTGGTGTGCAACCCTCTGGCGAGCTAAGTATTGGTAACTATCTGGGCGCGTTGCGTCAGTGGGAACAGATGCAAGATGATTATGACTGCCAATATTGCGTGGTGGATTTACATGCGATCACCGTCCACCAGGATGCAGACGCGTTACGCGAAGCCACGCTTGATGCCTTAGCACTTTGCTTGGCGGTGGGGGTGAGCCCAGAAAAAAGTAACCTGTTTGTGCAATCACACGTGCCTGAGCACGCGCAGTTGAGCTGGGTACTTAACTGCTACACCCAAATGGGTGAGTTAAACCGGATGACCCAATTTAAAGACAAGTCGCAACGTCATGCTGAGAACATTAATGCGGGATTGTTTGGCTATCCGGTGTTAATGGCGGCGGACATCTTGTTGTATCAAACCAATCAGGTTCCGGTTGGTCATGACCAAAAACAACACCTGGAATTGGCGCGTGATGTGGCGACCCGCTTTAATAACCGTTATGGCGATGTATTTGTGCTCCCAGAGCCGTATACACCCGACGTGAATGCCCGGGTAATGAGCCTGCAAGATCCGACCAAGAAAATGTCTAAATCGGACGATAATCGCAACAATGTGATTGGTTTGCTGGAAGACCCTAAAGCGATCGCGAAAAAAATTAAACGTGCGGTGACTGACTCTGAAGAGCCACCCCGTGTACGTTTCGATATTGCGCAAAAGCCAGGGGTGTCTAATTTGCTTGGGTTATTGTCGGGCGCCACGGGCAAGTCGATTGACGCGCTCGAGCAAGCCTACGAGGGCAAGATGTACGGGCATTTGAAAAAAGATACAGCCGATGCGGTGGTCGCTATGCTTGAGCCGTTGCAAGCGCGTTATCACGAGTACCGTGCTGATCGCGCATTGCTTGATAGCGTGATGAAAAAAGGCGCCGAGCACGCTTCAGCACGGGCGCAAGAGACATTGCGCAAAGTCTATGACGCGGTAGGCTTTGTTCCACGCGTGTAG
- a CDS encoding DUF2970 domain-containing protein produces the protein MGSKPRLFDVMKSVIAALFGVQSQQNRERDFGHDSPAAYIITGVVMIGVFIAVLLALVSLVT, from the coding sequence ATGGGCAGCAAACCTAGACTTTTTGACGTAATGAAGAGCGTCATCGCAGCATTATTTGGCGTCCAATCGCAACAAAATCGCGAAAGAGACTTTGGTCATGACTCACCTGCAGCATATATTATCACTGGTGTGGTCATGATCGGGGTATTTATCGCCGTCTTGCTAGCACTAGTCAGCCTCGTGACTTAA
- the rpe gene encoding ribulose-phosphate 3-epimerase: MKDFLIAPSILSADFARLGEEVENVLAAGADVVHFDVMDNHYVPNLTFGAPVCQALRDYGITAPIDVHLMVKPVDRIIPDFAKAGASMVTFHAEASEHIDRTLQLIKEHDMKAGLVFNPATPLHHLDYVMDKLDMILLMSVNPGFGGQSFIPTTLDKLRAVRERIDASGRDIRLEIDGGVKANNIADVASAGADMFVAGSAIFGQPDYKVAIDEMRAELAKVER; encoded by the coding sequence ATGAAGGATTTTTTGATTGCGCCATCGATTTTATCTGCCGATTTTGCGCGACTAGGTGAAGAAGTGGAAAACGTGCTCGCCGCGGGTGCGGATGTGGTTCACTTCGACGTGATGGACAATCACTATGTGCCTAACTTAACCTTTGGTGCGCCTGTTTGTCAGGCGTTGCGAGACTATGGTATTACCGCCCCGATTGACGTGCACCTCATGGTTAAGCCAGTTGATCGGATTATTCCTGATTTTGCCAAAGCTGGTGCGAGTATGGTGACGTTTCATGCCGAGGCCAGCGAGCACATTGATCGCACGTTACAACTGATCAAAGAGCATGACATGAAGGCGGGCCTGGTGTTTAACCCAGCGACCCCATTACACCATCTTGATTATGTGATGGATAAGTTGGATATGATCTTGCTGATGTCGGTCAACCCAGGTTTCGGTGGTCAGTCATTTATCCCTACCACGCTCGATAAACTGCGGGCAGTGCGTGAGCGTATTGATGCCAGTGGTCGAGATATTCGCCTTGAAATCGACGGTGGAGTGAAAGCAAACAATATTGCTGACGTGGCGTCGGCCGGCGCAGATATGTTTGTCGCGGGATCAGCCATTTTTGGTCAGCCTGATTACAAAGTGGCCATTGATGAAATGCGTGCCGAACTGGCAAAAGTAGAAAGGTAG
- a CDS encoding anthranilate synthase component II, whose amino-acid sequence MLLIIDNYDSFTYNLYQYFCELGASVCVKRNDAISLAEIEAMAPTHIVVSPGPCTPDEAGISLAVIEHFAGKVPLLGVCLGYQALAQVFGAKVVRAKAVMHGKTSPVDHAGQGVFAHLPSPLTVTRYHSLVVDPHSLPACLMVTATTMEADGREIIMGLKHRELAVEGVQFHPESILTQEGHALLANFLQQ is encoded by the coding sequence GTGCTTCTTATCATCGACAACTACGACTCTTTTACCTACAACCTGTATCAATACTTCTGTGAATTGGGCGCATCTGTTTGCGTCAAACGCAATGATGCGATTAGCTTGGCGGAGATAGAGGCGATGGCGCCCACCCATATCGTGGTTTCACCAGGCCCTTGTACCCCAGACGAAGCTGGGATCTCGCTGGCGGTGATTGAGCACTTTGCGGGAAAGGTTCCCCTTTTAGGTGTCTGTCTGGGCTATCAAGCCCTTGCGCAAGTATTTGGTGCTAAGGTGGTACGCGCAAAGGCAGTGATGCATGGTAAAACATCGCCCGTCGATCACGCAGGGCAAGGTGTCTTTGCTCATTTGCCCAGCCCGCTTACCGTCACGCGATATCACTCCTTAGTGGTGGATCCACACAGCTTACCCGCCTGTTTGATGGTAACAGCAACCACCATGGAGGCAGATGGGCGTGAAATTATCATGGGGTTAAAGCACCGTGAGCTCGCGGTGGAAGGGGTACAATTTCACCCAGAAAGTATTCTCACCCAAGAGGGACATGCTTTACTGGCCAACTTTCTCCAGCAATAA
- a CDS encoding ExeM/NucH family extracellular endonuclease yields the protein MKKPMMWSPLALVMAGIALPAAATAPLTESYQCGVTTPTPIYDIQGDGARSPLVPDGKYSSDKTYAVKGVVTAVTQGLYKGVWIQDPQGDGNPATSDGLFVYLRDAQDLALAPGDTLCASGKIKEYYGHTQLGVTDGQVAKGAYQGDVLPTAIRVGAEESLDQALERYEGMKVTMDADSELVITRNFGFDYDAFRNNMVLSHQAPLYKPTQLHPALTPGAEALAEKNAQNQLYIETDQKAKDGEIPYFPGLDAEQGYLRIGDRIERLSGVLGYSYNQYRLVATNTITAGDIVHRNDRQAAPKTVPGTDIKVASFNVLNYFTSASAVGGPLNVTCDDQADADASRGCNRGAKTAAEFELQRSKIVNALTAMDADIVGLMEIENNGFAAGSAIDDLVTQLNAQFADPRDHYQFVEPSEAEKHQGAYFGSDAIMVGMIYRPATVALAGDAQAIPMPEQHISGESPDGETKALDKYQRDSLIQRFMVNDQPLSVVVNHFKSKGSGCYEDWVAGEFDSETADLQGRCNEFRVSAAVALRDRLNTVDGDVLILGDLNAYAQEDPVRVLTDYQRTEGQRDILTAAGTEIRGVPMHATGQPVEHGLGYTNLATDWLGDKAYSYSFSGELGALDHALANASLASKVVGVEEWHINSVESTLFEYSRKYTGDLVKSDNAFSSSDHDPVLISLDYPAPVVPVSVTVNNRSILPIVPQLNGQKSPVHAWMKWRSVREFDQRSPLVQSLDLKRDDRIAVSVKALGLFPVYCGSAPADTPMTVTYTGFRCQLNR from the coding sequence ATGAAAAAGCCAATGATGTGGTCACCGCTTGCGCTGGTAATGGCGGGGATTGCACTGCCCGCGGCGGCGACAGCGCCACTGACCGAGAGCTACCAATGTGGGGTGACGACCCCGACCCCCATTTATGACATTCAAGGTGATGGCGCGCGGAGCCCGCTCGTCCCTGATGGCAAATACAGTTCTGACAAAACCTATGCCGTAAAAGGCGTGGTGACGGCTGTCACCCAAGGCCTCTACAAAGGGGTCTGGATTCAAGATCCGCAAGGAGATGGCAACCCAGCAACGTCCGACGGGTTGTTTGTCTATTTGCGTGACGCGCAAGACTTAGCGTTGGCGCCCGGCGATACGCTTTGTGCTAGCGGGAAAATTAAAGAGTACTACGGCCATACCCAGCTGGGTGTCACGGACGGACAGGTAGCAAAGGGGGCTTACCAAGGTGATGTGCTACCCACTGCTATCCGTGTGGGGGCAGAGGAGAGCCTTGATCAGGCACTGGAGCGCTATGAAGGCATGAAGGTGACCATGGACGCTGACAGTGAACTAGTGATCACCCGCAACTTTGGTTTTGATTACGATGCATTTCGCAACAACATGGTGTTATCACATCAGGCGCCTTTGTATAAACCGACACAATTGCATCCTGCACTAACACCAGGTGCTGAGGCGCTGGCAGAGAAAAATGCCCAAAACCAGCTTTATATTGAAACCGACCAGAAAGCGAAAGATGGGGAGATCCCGTATTTCCCTGGCCTTGATGCTGAGCAAGGCTATTTGCGGATTGGCGATCGTATCGAGCGCTTAAGTGGTGTGTTGGGTTATAGCTACAACCAGTATCGTTTGGTGGCGACCAATACCATCACCGCTGGGGATATCGTGCATCGCAATGACCGTCAAGCGGCGCCAAAGACGGTACCAGGCACAGATATTAAGGTCGCGAGCTTTAATGTGCTTAACTACTTTACTAGCGCCAGTGCGGTCGGTGGTCCACTCAATGTGACCTGTGACGATCAAGCCGATGCCGATGCGAGCCGCGGCTGTAATCGTGGCGCAAAAACCGCGGCTGAGTTTGAACTGCAACGCTCGAAAATCGTTAACGCATTGACGGCCATGGATGCTGATATCGTTGGCTTGATGGAGATTGAAAACAACGGCTTTGCAGCGGGCAGTGCTATTGATGATCTGGTGACTCAACTCAACGCCCAGTTTGCTGACCCTCGTGATCACTATCAATTTGTTGAACCGAGTGAGGCGGAGAAACATCAAGGCGCTTACTTTGGCTCTGATGCCATCATGGTAGGCATGATTTATCGTCCTGCGACAGTGGCATTAGCAGGCGATGCCCAGGCTATCCCAATGCCCGAGCAGCATATCAGTGGCGAAAGCCCAGACGGAGAAACCAAGGCTCTCGACAAATACCAGCGTGATAGCTTGATCCAACGCTTTATGGTTAATGATCAACCTCTGAGTGTGGTGGTGAATCACTTCAAATCAAAAGGCTCGGGCTGCTATGAAGATTGGGTTGCGGGTGAGTTTGATAGCGAAACGGCTGATCTGCAAGGGCGTTGCAATGAGTTCCGCGTTTCGGCGGCTGTGGCATTGCGTGACCGATTAAACACCGTGGATGGTGATGTATTGATCTTGGGAGACTTGAACGCGTATGCGCAAGAAGATCCTGTTCGAGTGCTGACGGACTATCAGCGTACCGAGGGGCAACGCGACATTCTCACTGCTGCGGGAACGGAAATTCGTGGTGTGCCTATGCATGCGACCGGCCAACCCGTGGAGCACGGATTGGGGTATACCAATTTGGCCACTGACTGGTTAGGGGACAAAGCCTATTCGTATTCGTTCTCTGGTGAGCTAGGTGCATTGGATCATGCTCTTGCGAATGCCAGCTTGGCCAGCAAAGTGGTTGGCGTGGAAGAGTGGCACATTAACTCGGTAGAAAGCACTTTGTTCGAATATAGCCGCAAATACACCGGAGATTTGGTGAAATCGGACAATGCGTTCTCATCCTCTGATCACGATCCTGTCTTGATCTCGCTTGACTACCCAGCACCTGTGGTTCCTGTCTCTGTGACCGTGAACAATCGCAGCATTTTACCCATTGTACCGCAGCTTAACGGACAGAAAAGTCCGGTTCATGCGTGGATGAAATGGCGTTCGGTGCGCGAATTTGATCAACGCTCTCCCTTGGTCCAATCTTTGGATCTCAAGCGTGATGATCGTATCGCGGTGTCGGTGAAAGCCTTGGGGCTGTTCCCAGTTTATTGTGGTAGTGCGCCCGCTGATACGCCGATGACAGTGACATACACTGGCTTTCGCTGTCAGTTAAACCGCTAA
- the astA gene encoding arginine N-succinyltransferase, producing the protein MLVIRPIRASDFDALMLCAEASGHGFTSLPVDADLLQGRIDNSLESFAKKVTEPGPEGYLMVAEDVETGEIAGTTGIEAAIGLDNPFYSYHLTKVVHSSRKLNVHNIVEVLTFGNNYTGTTEICTLFMRPEFRGGLNGKLLSKCRFLMLAQFPERFADVVFAEMRGVSDDEGNSPFWQWLKDNFFNIDFTLADYLTGIGAKGFIADLMPKLPIYVSLLSEEARAVIGQVHPNTRPALRLLEKEGFSCRGYVDIFDAGPTVECLRHNIESVRHSFNASASVREHSSAQDYLISNTDFAGFRATAAKAAVDHETNQVVISPAVADALNVKEGDQLRLIAMEG; encoded by the coding sequence ATGTTAGTTATTCGGCCTATCCGTGCATCAGATTTTGATGCACTGATGTTGTGTGCGGAAGCGTCCGGCCACGGGTTTACCTCGTTGCCGGTGGATGCCGATTTGCTCCAAGGGCGAATTGATAATTCGCTAGAAAGTTTTGCCAAAAAGGTGACAGAGCCTGGCCCGGAAGGGTACTTGATGGTCGCTGAAGATGTAGAAACCGGTGAGATTGCCGGGACGACTGGGATTGAAGCGGCTATTGGCCTCGACAATCCATTTTATAGTTACCACCTGACGAAGGTGGTGCACTCGTCGCGCAAACTGAATGTGCATAACATCGTGGAAGTGCTGACGTTTGGCAACAACTACACCGGCACCACAGAGATCTGCACCTTGTTTATGCGCCCTGAGTTTCGTGGCGGCCTAAATGGCAAGCTTTTGTCTAAGTGTCGGTTTTTGATGTTGGCACAATTTCCCGAGCGTTTCGCAGACGTGGTCTTTGCTGAAATGCGTGGTGTGTCTGATGACGAGGGGAACTCGCCGTTTTGGCAATGGTTGAAGGATAACTTCTTTAACATTGACTTCACGTTGGCTGACTACCTCACCGGGATTGGGGCGAAAGGCTTCATCGCTGATCTGATGCCAAAATTACCGATTTACGTGAGCCTGCTCAGTGAGGAAGCGCGAGCGGTGATCGGGCAAGTGCATCCCAATACTCGCCCAGCGTTGCGCTTGTTGGAAAAAGAAGGCTTTTCGTGCCGTGGCTATGTCGACATCTTTGATGCCGGCCCCACGGTGGAATGCTTACGTCACAATATTGAATCCGTGCGTCATTCTTTCAACGCCTCGGCAAGCGTAAGAGAGCACAGCAGCGCGCAGGACTATTTGATATCGAACACGGACTTTGCCGGTTTCCGCGCGACAGCGGCGAAAGCGGCGGTGGATCATGAAACCAATCAGGTGGTGATCAGCCCCGCGGTAGCAGACGCATTGAATGTAAAAGAAGGCGATCAGCTGCGTTTGATTGCCATGGAGGGATAA
- the dam gene encoding adenine-specific DNA-methyltransferase, with amino-acid sequence MRKHRAFLKWAGGKYSLVDDIRRHLPEGNTLIEPFVGAGSVFLNTDYDHYILADINPDLINLYNIIKQTPSRFVTDARAFFCQEFNQKERYLDVRREFNLTTDPYLRSLFFLYMNRHGFNGLCRYNKKGGFNVPFGSYKKPYFPEKELAVFAEKAQRAEFVCEGYAESFARASKGDVIYCDPPYAPLTATANFTTYATNGFTLDDQALLAEHAEQASVSQGIPVLISNHDTPYTRRLYRGASFNVVKVKRTISRNGQGRNKVDELLALFAPQPSTP; translated from the coding sequence ATGAGAAAGCATCGTGCGTTTCTAAAGTGGGCAGGTGGTAAATACTCACTGGTCGATGATATTCGCCGTCATCTTCCCGAGGGGAACACACTGATAGAGCCTTTTGTCGGTGCCGGATCGGTGTTTCTTAATACCGATTATGATCACTATATCTTAGCGGACATCAATCCCGATCTGATCAATCTCTACAACATTATAAAACAAACGCCATCACGGTTTGTGACGGATGCGCGCGCGTTTTTTTGCCAAGAGTTCAACCAAAAAGAGCGTTATTTGGATGTGCGCCGTGAGTTTAATCTCACCACGGATCCTTACTTACGTTCGTTGTTTTTCCTCTATATGAATCGTCACGGCTTCAATGGCTTGTGTCGCTATAATAAAAAGGGTGGCTTTAATGTGCCCTTTGGCTCCTACAAAAAACCTTACTTTCCGGAAAAAGAACTGGCAGTTTTTGCCGAAAAAGCGCAACGGGCAGAGTTTGTTTGTGAGGGATACGCGGAAAGCTTTGCTCGAGCCAGCAAAGGCGACGTGATTTACTGTGATCCACCTTATGCACCGCTCACCGCGACGGCAAACTTTACTACCTATGCCACAAATGGCTTCACGCTTGATGATCAAGCCCTGCTGGCTGAACATGCCGAGCAAGCCTCCGTGAGTCAGGGGATCCCTGTCCTTATTTCCAATCATGACACACCGTACACCCGCCGCTTATATCGTGGCGCGTCGTTTAATGTGGTGAAAGTGAAACGTACCATTAGTCGCAATGGCCAAGGCCGCAATAAAGTGGACGAATTACTGGCATTGTTCGCACCGCAACCCTCGACCCCATAA
- a CDS encoding aspartate aminotransferase family protein, whose translation MTMEHKVERKLFDEVMVPCYNPMPMIPDHGKGSRIWDQEGREYIDFAGGIAVSCLGHCHPVMVDALTEQAQKLWHLSNVMTNAPALRLAKRLTELSFADRVFYANSGAEANEAALKLARRWAKEEHGEHKSEIIAFTKGFHGRTFFTVTVGGQPAYSDGFGPKPGDVTHLPYNDIAALADHISDRTCAVMMEPLQGEGGIVPPEAGFLQAVRELCDKHNALLIFDEVQTGNGRTGTFYAYQESGVEPDILATAKSLGGGIPIGAMLTTERLAAHMKPGVHGSTYGGNPLACAVAEAVVNEVTKPEVLEGVIEREQWFRDGLEAINDKYGIFSEVRGKGLLLGAALNQDWEGRARDILVAAGEEGLLVLVAGPNVVRFTPSLVITKADIKEGMARLERAIAKVVAG comes from the coding sequence ATGACAATGGAGCACAAAGTAGAACGTAAACTCTTCGACGAAGTCATGGTGCCATGTTACAACCCAATGCCGATGATCCCAGATCATGGTAAAGGGTCGCGTATCTGGGATCAGGAAGGTCGAGAGTATATCGATTTTGCCGGTGGTATCGCGGTGAGCTGTTTAGGTCATTGTCATCCGGTAATGGTGGATGCACTGACCGAACAAGCGCAGAAGCTGTGGCACTTGAGCAATGTGATGACCAACGCCCCGGCGTTGCGCCTCGCAAAACGCCTCACCGAACTGTCCTTCGCCGACCGCGTGTTTTACGCTAACTCAGGCGCCGAGGCGAACGAAGCCGCACTGAAACTGGCGCGTCGCTGGGCAAAAGAAGAGCACGGCGAGCACAAAAGTGAAATCATCGCTTTCACCAAAGGTTTCCACGGTCGCACCTTCTTTACCGTGACGGTAGGGGGACAGCCCGCTTATTCAGACGGCTTTGGCCCTAAACCTGGCGATGTCACCCATCTTCCTTACAACGACATCGCCGCATTGGCCGACCATATCTCAGATCGTACCTGTGCGGTGATGATGGAGCCATTGCAAGGCGAGGGCGGCATCGTGCCACCGGAAGCAGGCTTTTTGCAGGCCGTGCGCGAGTTATGTGACAAACACAACGCCCTGTTGATTTTCGACGAAGTCCAAACCGGCAATGGCCGTACGGGCACCTTTTATGCCTATCAAGAATCAGGGGTTGAACCGGACATTCTGGCGACAGCCAAATCACTGGGTGGCGGGATCCCCATTGGTGCCATGCTTACCACCGAACGTCTCGCAGCACACATGAAACCGGGCGTTCATGGCTCCACCTATGGCGGTAATCCATTGGCGTGTGCGGTCGCAGAAGCCGTGGTCAATGAAGTGACCAAGCCCGAAGTGCTAGAGGGTGTCATTGAGCGCGAGCAATGGTTCCGTGACGGTTTAGAGGCGATTAACGATAAATACGGCATCTTCAGTGAAGTCCGTGGCAAAGGCTTGCTACTCGGTGCGGCACTGAACCAAGACTGGGAAGGCCGTGCACGCGATATTCTGGTTGCCGCGGGTGAAGAAGGCCTGTTGGTATTAGTCGCCGGCCCAAATGTGGTGAGGTTTACTCCGTCATTGGTGATTACCAAAGCCGATATTAAAGAAGGGATGGCACGCCTGGAGCGCGCGATTGCGAAGGTTGTTGCAGGATAA
- a CDS encoding phosphoglycolate phosphatase, whose amino-acid sequence MSLRYIAFDLDGTLVDSVPDLTQALQMMLADLDRPTVSVAEVTGWIGNGADIMIRRALSRAHAHDPDLDPSLVAQARERFNFHYENNGHEKTVLYAGVKDTLNHLHQQGYQLGVVTNKPYAFVPAILADLGLAELFTDVIGGDSLSTSKPDPEGLHLLRDKHGLTNAQMLMVGDSKNDILAAQNAGIASVGLTYGYNYGEPISDSCPTYILDHFSELVSVVANHPE is encoded by the coding sequence ATGAGCCTGCGTTATATTGCATTTGATTTAGATGGTACCTTGGTAGATAGCGTGCCAGATTTGACCCAAGCCCTACAGATGATGCTGGCAGACTTGGACAGGCCCACAGTGAGTGTGGCCGAAGTGACCGGCTGGATTGGCAACGGGGCCGATATCATGATCCGTCGTGCCTTGTCGCGCGCTCACGCGCACGACCCCGATTTAGATCCCTCGCTGGTGGCACAAGCCAGAGAGCGCTTCAATTTCCATTACGAAAACAATGGGCACGAAAAGACAGTATTGTATGCGGGGGTCAAAGACACCTTGAACCACTTGCACCAGCAAGGCTATCAACTGGGTGTGGTCACCAATAAGCCTTACGCCTTTGTGCCAGCGATTTTAGCCGATTTAGGCCTAGCCGAATTATTTACCGATGTGATTGGCGGCGACAGTTTGTCGACCAGTAAGCCCGATCCCGAAGGCTTACATCTACTGCGCGATAAACACGGACTCACCAATGCCCAGATGTTGATGGTCGGTGATTCAAAAAATGACATTCTGGCAGCCCAGAATGCCGGAATCGCCTCCGTCGGCCTAACTTATGGCTACAACTATGGTGAGCCTATCAGTGACAGCTGCCCTACCTATATATTGGATCACTTTAGTGAATTAGTCTCTGTGGTTGCTAACCACCCAGAGTAA
- the astD gene encoding succinylglutamate-semialdehyde dehydrogenase, producing the protein MTKQSAGHLINGEWVKGEGEVMTSQNPFDSQCIWQGEEATRPQVEQAVSAAREAFLRWRNTEFAERQALVERFAEIVKANTDDLARTIAEETGKPFWETKTEVGAMVGKVAISLRAYHERTGSREKDVNGTQAVLRHRPLGVMAVFGPYNFPGHLPNGHIVPALLAGNSVVFKPSELTPKVAEKTLGYWLEAGLPHGLINLVQGGRNTGEALAQARGIDGLLFTGSANTGHILHRQFAGQPDKMLALEMGGNNPLVVSDQFGDLEATVYTIIQSAYLSAGQRCTCARRLLLPEGEVGDKILTRLAQWTKTVRVGGQFDDPAPFMGAQISVAAAEGILATQQKLVDLGAKPVIECEHQHDAVISPGILDVSGIQDLPDEEYFGPLLQVQRYQDMADAVTKANDTRYGLSAGLISEDDGEWQYFLDHIRAGIVNRNRQLTGASGDAPFGGPGASGNLRPSAYYAADYCAYPMASMEGEQVVLPETFAPGIPNQQD; encoded by the coding sequence ATGACAAAGCAATCAGCAGGCCATCTGATTAACGGAGAGTGGGTGAAAGGCGAGGGCGAGGTGATGACCTCGCAAAATCCCTTTGATAGTCAGTGTATTTGGCAAGGTGAAGAAGCGACGCGCCCCCAGGTTGAACAAGCGGTTAGCGCCGCACGTGAAGCCTTTCTTCGTTGGCGTAATACTGAATTTGCCGAGCGCCAAGCGCTGGTTGAGCGCTTTGCCGAGATAGTGAAAGCGAATACGGACGATTTAGCGCGCACCATTGCTGAAGAGACGGGCAAACCATTCTGGGAAACCAAAACCGAAGTCGGTGCCATGGTGGGAAAAGTGGCGATCTCATTACGCGCTTACCACGAGAGAACGGGCTCACGCGAAAAAGATGTCAATGGCACGCAAGCTGTGTTGCGTCACCGTCCGTTAGGTGTGATGGCGGTCTTTGGCCCGTACAACTTCCCGGGTCACCTGCCCAATGGCCACATTGTCCCCGCGCTACTGGCCGGTAACAGTGTGGTGTTCAAGCCGTCAGAATTGACGCCAAAAGTGGCGGAAAAAACACTGGGGTATTGGTTAGAGGCAGGGCTGCCGCATGGCCTTATCAATCTGGTACAAGGTGGCCGTAATACCGGCGAGGCTTTAGCACAAGCCCGAGGCATTGATGGCTTATTGTTTACCGGTAGCGCCAATACCGGCCATATCCTCCACCGCCAATTCGCGGGTCAGCCCGATAAGATGCTGGCACTGGAAATGGGGGGAAATAATCCCTTGGTGGTCAGTGATCAGTTTGGTGATTTAGAAGCCACCGTCTATACCATCATTCAGTCAGCGTATCTTAGCGCCGGTCAACGTTGCACCTGTGCACGCCGCCTGCTGCTGCCTGAAGGAGAAGTGGGTGACAAGATCTTGACGCGCCTAGCACAATGGACAAAAACCGTGCGAGTTGGCGGCCAGTTTGATGATCCGGCGCCGTTTATGGGCGCACAGATCTCAGTGGCGGCAGCAGAGGGTATTCTGGCCACACAGCAAAAGCTTGTTGATCTGGGCGCGAAGCCAGTGATTGAGTGTGAACATCAGCATGACGCGGTGATCTCGCCAGGGATCTTGGATGTCAGTGGTATTCAAGACTTACCGGATGAAGAGTATTTTGGTCCGCTTCTGCAAGTGCAGCGTTACCAGGATATGGCCGATGCGGTCACCAAAGCCAATGACACCCGCTATGGGTTGTCTGCCGGACTTATCAGTGAAGACGATGGTGAATGGCAGTACTTCCTTGACCATATTCGTGCAGGGATTGTTAACCGCAATCGCCAATTGACGGGCGCTAGCGGTGACGCGCCATTTGGTGGGCCGGGTGCCTCGGGGAACTTACGCCCCAGCGCTTACTATGCAGCGGATTATTGCGCTTATCCGATGGCGTCAATGGAAGGGGAGCAGGTGGTACTGCCCGAAACGTTCGCCCCCGGCATTCCGAATCAACAGGACTAA